One Oncorhynchus clarkii lewisi isolate Uvic-CL-2024 unplaced genomic scaffold, UVic_Ocla_1.0 unplaced_contig_9384_pilon_pilon, whole genome shotgun sequence genomic region harbors:
- the LOC139399224 gene encoding transcription factor SPT20 homolog translates to MQAQQKHPAAILRKDLAPMSQQPQQVWYPVQMPLQPAAEAQPQRQPTTVPQQVWHQAHMLTHKQPTAVRQQLWHQAHMLTHKQPTAVPQQVWHQAHMLMHKQPTAVPQQVWHPAQMPLQQKQPTALPQQVWHPAQMPLQQKQPTALPQHVWHPNQMLQKQPTALPQQVWHPAQITLQQKQPTAVPQQVWHPSKMPLQTTAVPQQVWHPAQMPLQQKQPTALPQQQKQPTAEPQQVWHPNQMLQKQPTALPQQMWHPAQMPLQQKLPTAVPQQVWHPSQMPLQQKQLTAVPQQVWHPNQMLQKLPTAVPQEVWHPNQMLQKQPTAVPQQVWHPSQMPLQTTAVPQQVWHPSQMPLQQKQPTAVPQQVWHPSQMPQQTTAVPLQVWHFHQMLQKQPTALPQQVWHPPQMPLQQKQLTAVPQQVWHPAQFPQQKQLAPIAQHPQQVWHPSKMPLQQKQPATEPQQKELTAMPQQMWYQAKMLQRENHLAAMPQKLQVILQQPPLVWHPSQLPQQRKELAVEPQQQKELAVEPQQQKELAVEPQQQKELAV, encoded by the exons ATGCAAGCACAACAGAAACATCCGGCCGCCATCCTGCGGAAGGATTTGGCCCCCATGTCCCAGCAACCTCAGCAAGTGTGGTATCCAGTTCAAATGCCCCTGCAACCAGCCGCAGAAGCTCAGCCGCAGAGGCAACCGACAACTGTGCCCCAGCAGGTGTGGCATCAAGCTCACATGTTGACGCATAAGCAACCGACTGCCGTGCGCCAGCAATTGTGGCATCAAGCTCACATGTTGACGCATAAGCAACCGACtgccgtgccccagcaagtgtggcatcaaGCTCACATGCTGATGCATAAGCAACcgaccgccgtgccccagcaagtgtggcatccagctcaaatgcccctgcagcagaagcaaccgaccgccttgccccagcaagtgtggcatccagctcaaatgcccctgcagcagaagcaaccgaccgccTTGCCCCAGCATGTTTGGCATCCTAATCAAATGCtgcagaagcaaccgaccgccttgcctcagcaagtgtggcatcctgCTCAAATAaccctgcagcagaagcaaccgaccgctGTGCCCCAGCAAGTATGGCATCCTTCTAAAATGCCCCTGCAAACAACCGctgtgccccagcaagtgtggcatcctgctcaaatgcccctgcagcagaagcaaccgaccgccttgccccagcaa cagaagcaaccgaccgccgagccccagcaagtgtggcatcctaATCAAATGCtgcagaagcaaccgaccgccTTGCCCCAGCAAATGTGGCATCCtgctcaaatgcccctgcagcagaagctACCGACtgccgtgccccagcaagtgtggcatccttctcaaatgcccctgcagcagaagcaactgaccgccgtgccccagcaagtgtggcatcctaATCAAATGCTGCAGAAGCTACCGACCGCCGTGCCCCAGGAAGTGTGGCATCCTAATCAAATGCtgcagaagcaaccgaccgccgtgccccagcaagtgtggcatccttCTCAAATGCCCCTGCAAACAACCGctgtgccccagcaagtgtggcatccttctcaaatgcccctgcagcagaagcaaccgaccgctGTGCCACAGCAGGTATGGCATCCTTCTCAAATGCCCCAGCAAACAACCGCCGTGCCCCTGCAAGTGTGGCATTTTCATCAAATGCtgcagaagcaaccgaccgccttgcctcagcaagtgtggcatcctcctcaaatgcccctgcagcagaagcaattgaccgccgtgccccagcaagtgtggcatcctgCTCAGTTTCCCCAGCAGAAGCAACTGGCCCCCATAGCCCAGCATCCTCAGCAGGTGTGGCATCCATCtaaaatgcccctgcagcagaagcaaccggccACTGAACCTCAACAGAAGGAGCTGACCGCCATGCCCCAGCAAATGTGGTATCAAGCTAAAATGCTCCAACGGGAGAATCATCTGGCCGCCATGCCACAGAAGCTACAGGTTATTCTCCAGCAGCCTCCGCTTGTGTGGCATCCATCTCAATTGCCTCAGCAGCGGAAGGAACTGGCAGTCGAgccccagcagcagaaggaactggcagtcgagccccagcagcagaaggaactggcagtcgagccccagcagcagaaggaactggcagtcg